In Zingiber officinale cultivar Zhangliang chromosome 6A, Zo_v1.1, whole genome shotgun sequence, a single genomic region encodes these proteins:
- the LOC121994163 gene encoding putative cis-zeatin O-glucosyltransferase has protein sequence MPAPMETEARNGQVGGTVAVVMVPLTAQSHLAQLLHLSLFLCSLPGLAVHYVSTTTHVRQATSRLHRAWSAFANAISFHELPIPPFCSPHPDPSGTKFPAHLQPMFDAFEHLRAPVGALIRSLSASSRRVVVIHDPLASFAAEEAAALPNTESYVFHCLPALFQILFTRPSAALELSRDHGLTLPSSEVIITEEFAAFVQRQWNPSRIAHAAGILLNTCRALEGEFLDKIALEPDYCSKKLFAIGPLSPLAAVAGAGAGVGKRLVSSHECLDWLDKQPPASVVYVSFGTTTAMSSEEVRELAQGLLLSQQRFLWVLRDADRGDIFATEGRDDGQQMELEAEWEEKVRERGMVVRGWAPQLDILAHQATGAFFSHCGWNSCTESLCLGVPMVAWPMHSDQPTNAALVVDYHGVGVAVRGGGEAMGSEEIAAAIRQVMVGEESGGVRRRARELGEAVRAAVADGGASRAELDAFVALITR, from the exons ATGCCGGCGCCGATGGAGACGGAAGCACGCAACGGACAAGTTGGCGGCACAGTGGCGGTGGTGATGGTGCCGCTCACGGCGCAAAGCCACCTGGCGCAGCTGCTCCACCTTTCGCTCTTCCTCTGCTCCCTCCCGGGCCTCGCTGTCCACTACGTCTCCACCACCACGCACGTCCGCCAGGCCACCTCCCGCCTCCACCGTGCCTGGTCCGCCTTCGCCAACGCCATCTCCTTCCACGAGCTCCCCATTCCTCCCTTCTGCAGCCCGCACCCGGATCCCTCCGGCACCAAGTTCCCCGCCCACCTCCAGCCCATGTTCGACGCCTTCGAGCACCTCCGCGCTCCCGTCGGCGCACTCATCCGCTCCCTCTCTGCTTCCTCCCGCCGCGTCGTTGTCATCCACGATCCGCTCGCCTCCTTCGCCGCAGAGGAGGCTGCCGCCCTCCCCAACACCGAGTCCTACGTCTTCCACTGCCTCCCCGCCCTGTTCCAGATCCTCTTCACCCGACCCTCCGCCGCACTCGAGCTGAGCCGTGACCACGGCCTCACCCTCCCGTCCTCGGAGGTCATCATCACCGAGGAGTTCGCGGCCTTCGTCCAACGGCAGTGGAACCCTTCCAGGATCGCTCACGCCGCCGGGATTCTCCTCAATACGTGTCGCGCGCTCGAGGGCGAGTTCCTCGACAAGATCGCGCTAGAACCCGATTACTGCAGCAAGAAGCTGTTTGCCATCGGCCCACTGAGTCCGTTGGCCGCAGtcgccggcgccggcgccggcgTGGGCAAGCGTCT AGTGAGCTCTCACGAGTGTTTGGATTGGCTGGACAAGCAACCGCCGGCGTCAGTGGTGTACGTGTCGTTCGGGACGACGACGGCGATGTCCTCGGAGGAGGTGAGGGAGCTGGCGCAGGGGTTGCTGCTCAGCCAGCAGCGGTTCCTGTGGGTGCTGAGAGACGCCGACAGGGGCGACATATTCGCGACGGAAGGGAGAGACGACGGCCAGCAGATGGAGCTGGAGGCGGAATGGGAAGAGAAGGTGAGAGAGCGGGGGATGGTGGTGCGCGGGTGGGCGCCGCAGCTGGACATCCTGGCCCACCAGGCTACAGGGGCGTTCTTCAGCCACTGCGGATGGAACTCGTGCACAGAGAGCCTCTGCCTGGGCGTGCCGATGGTGGCGTGGCCGATGCACTCCGACCAGCCCACCAACGCCGCGCTGGTGGTGGACTACCACGGCGTGGGCGTCGCCGTACGGGGCGGCGGCGAGGCGATGGGGTCGGAGGAGATCGCGGCGGCCATCAGGCAGGTGATGGTGGGGGAGGAAAGCGGGGGCGTGAGGCGTCGGGCGAGGGAGCTGGGGGAAGCGGTGCGGGCGGCGGTGGCCGACGGCGGAGCGTCGCGTGCCGAGCTGGACGCCTTCGTTGCTCTCATCACCAGATGA